In Calditerricola satsumensis, the DNA window ACCCGTGCCGGCCGTCGCGTTTTTGGGGCCCGCCTCATTTCGCCACCGAAACCTTCTCGTCTCGGGGGGCCGAATCCTTGTACGCCTGCAGCATCAGCCAATTCATCATCTTCGTCGGCGTGAGCGTCAGGATGTCGTTGACCAGCTTGTGCAGCGGGGGCCACGAATCCCCGTACCTTTCCGAGACACACCGCCAGATGTCCTGCGGCGTGATGTTCGCGTAGCCCATGAGCGCGAAATCGCTCGCTTTTAAGCGGCACAGCTCCTTGATCTGGTCCAACTGGTCGAGGTAGCCAACGGGCGACCGCTCGGCGGACATGCCAACCCTCCTTCCCTCCCTGGACATCTCGCGTCTTCGGTTTGCCGGGTCAAGGGGTCATGCCCGGAATTGGACACGGCATATACGTGAACCAGGTGGCGATCTTGACCGGAAAGAAGGGAGCGGGGTTGCGCAAACAATCCTTTTTCCAGGGAACGCTCATCCTGATCGGCGCAGGGATCCTCACCCGTCTGCTCGGCTTCATCCCGCGCATCGCGCTGCCGCGCATCATCGGCGCCGAGGGCGTGGGCCTGTACACCATGGCGGCGCCCACGCTGTACCTGATGATCACGCTGGCCACCTTTGGGCTCAACGTTGCCGTCTCGAAGGTGGTGGCCGAAGCCGAGGCCCGCCGCGACATCGCGCGGATGCAAAACACCCTGCGCCTGTCGCTGGCCTTCGTCCTCGTCCTCAGCCTGGCCATGATGGGGCTGATGATCGGCCTCGCCCCTCTCATTTCCCGATACCTGTTAACCGACCCGCGTAGCTACTACCCGCTGGTCGGCATTGCCCCCATCCTTCCCATCGTCGCCGTGTCCTCCGTCCTTCGCGGCTACTTTCAGGGGCGGCAAAACATGGTCCCCACGGCGATGTCCAGCATCGCCGAAGCCGCGTTTCGCATCGTGGCCGTGCTCGGTCTGGCGTGGACCTTTCAGCCCTACGGCGTGGCGTACGCAGCCATGGGGGCGATGATCGGCGTCGTGGTGGGCGAGTTCGGCAGCCTGTGCGTGCTCCTGTTGTACGTTCGGCGAAGCCTGTGGCACGAGCGCTTTGCCTGGTGGAACCACACCGCCAAAACCATGCGCCGCTCTTGGACACTGGCCAGCGACCTCAGCCGGGTGGCCGTTCCCGTCACCGCCAGCCGCCTGGTGGGCAACGCGATGTACTTCATCGAGCCCATTGCCGTCACGCAAAGCCTGGCCATCGCCGGGATCGGCACGACGGTGGCCACGTCGCTGTACGGTCAGCTGGAAGGGATGGCCATTCCCCTTCTCTTGATGCCGACTGCCATTACCTATTCGCTCTCCGTTTCCCTCGTTCCTGCCATTTCGGAAGCCGCCGCCCAAGGCAATTATTCCCTCATCAACCGGCGGTTGTACCAGGCCCTGCGCCTGTCGATCGTCATCGGCGGGCCGTGCGCCGTCCTCCTCTACGTGTTGGCCCGTCCGCTGTGCGACCTGTTGTGGCGGGCGCCGGAGGTGGGCCGCCTGCTCGAAATCATGGCCCCCTTCTCCCTGTTCTTGTACGTGCAGGGTCCGCTGTCCGCCGCCTTGCAGGGCCTTGACCGGGCCCGCGAGGCGATGCGCAACTCGATCATCGGCGCCGTGGTGAAGACGGCGGCCATCTTCGCCTTTGCCACCCAGCCGCGCCTGGGCATTGACGGCGTGGCCATCGCCATCAACATCGGCATGGTCCTCGTCACGCTGCTGCACCTCTCCAGCTTGGCCCGCACCCTCAGCCTCACCCTTGCCCTGCGCGACTATGGGAAAACCGGCCTGGCCCTGCTGCTCATGGGGTACATCGCCCGCTATGCCTACGACGCGTGGTTTGCCGGCCTTTCCCTCGGCGGCCGGGTGTTTGCCACCGGCGCGCTGGCCTTGCTCGTCTACACCGTGCTGCTTGTCTGGCTGCGCGTCCTCGGCCGGCAAGATATCCAGCGCATCCCGTGGATCGGCGACGTTCTGGCGCCGTACTTCCCCAAACGCTAAACCCCCGCCTCGGTTCGCGCTTGCCTGCGCGTCAGCGGGGGTCTTTCAAATCGACAAACAGGCGGCCGGTGCTGTCGATGCTGCAAAAGGCCACTTCGCGAAACTCCCTGGCCCCAAAACGCTGGATCTGGTTTTTGAGCCAAAACCGCGTCTGGCCAATTTGCGCCAAGTTCTCGTCCTTCACCTTCCCGTCCACGATCAGCGGAAGGGGAAGCGCGCCGGTCGAAACGGGACGGACGCCCAGTTCCTCGCGCGTGGGCGTCTCCTTTTCCGGCTTGAGCCGCACGCTGAGTTTCCCCGAGGGCTCGAGGATGGCAAATTCGACGTCGGCCAGATTGTGCACGTTTTTTTCGCGAAGCTGCATGAGCAAGTCGTCCAGGTTGTAGCGGTTGCGGGCCATTTCCCGATCCCGAATTTGGCCGTGCTCGACGAGAACCACCGGTTTTCCGTCCACCAGATGGCGCAGCCGTTCGCTCTTGAGCGACGCGTACGCCATGAGGATCTGCACCGCCACCAGCGTGGCGATGGGAACAAGGCCGTTGACGAACGGCCGCTTGGTGTCCTCGATGACGATGACGGCAATCTCGGCGATCATGATGGAGACGACAAAGTCAAAGACCGACAGCTTGCCGATCTCCCGCTTCCCCATCACGCGCATGATCGCCAAGATAAAAAAATAAATGAGCAGCGTGCGCAGGAAAATGATGAACAGGTCCATGGCGACCGTTCTCCTTCGACTTTGCGGTACCCATAGTGTCACCGGCGCGCCATGCCCTATTCCCGTAAACCTTCTCCATCACAACCAGCGTCGTTTTTTAAACGCGTACAGCATGCAGCCGGCCACGGCCGCCATGAAGAACACGATGACGAAAAACGGCCACAGCGAGCCCTCGCGAATGAAGGGGAAGGTGACGTTCATCCCAAAAACGCCGGTAACAAAGGTGAGCGGGAGCATGATCGTCGAAATGATGGTCAGCACGCGCATGATTTCTTGCGTGCGCGCATTGATGATCGAATTGTACGTCTCTAAGGCGCGGTTCACCAGGTCGCGGTTGGTCTCCGTCGCGTCAACGATGCGCTCGAGGTGATCAATCAGATCGGTGTAAAAGGGGATGTTTTCCTCGCGAATGGGAAACGTCCATCTTCCGTTTACATCCTTAAACACCCACCGCTGCGGAAGGATGACGCGGCGGATGAGGATGAGCGTCCGCTTGATCGCGAGAAACTCCTCCGTGATTTCCTCCACGTCGTCGTGCTCGTAGATCTCGTCCTCCAGCTCATCAATGCGCACGCTGATGCGTTCGAGAATGGGAAAGTACTCGTCGGTGATGCCGTCGACGATGCAGTAGAGCAGATAGTCGGGGCCTTTGTTCATGTACTCGATGCTCCGGTGGCACGCCGCGGCAATCCGGCCGATGGTGGGCATCGGCGTCTTGTGGATGGTGACCAGGTAGTTGGGGCCGAGGAAGACGTTCAGCTCCAGCGTGGTCACCTCTTCTTCGCTTTCTTCGTTGTACCGCAGGGCGTGCAGCACAAAAAACCAGTAGCCGTCGTATTGATCCACCTTGGCCCGCGGGCTGACATGCAGGCAGTCTTCGATGGTCAACGGGTGGAAGTCGAACAATTTCGCGATGTACTGGAGCTCATCGTTGCCCACATCGTACAGGTCGATCCAGAGAAGGTCTTCCGGGGATTTCAAAAAGGTGTGCATGCGGTCAAGGTCAACGTCGTGTTCCATCCGCCGTTCGGAATGGTTGTAAAAGTACGTTTTGATCACGGTGGCCCTCCTTTCGTTCCAGCCGGTTCGCGAGGCCGCTCACGAACCGCCTATGAGAAAGTAGCGCAACCACAGGTACAGGTCCCCATCCCGTGCCCCAAATCCTGAATCAGCGGCATCATCGTCGCCACGAAGGGAATGTTGTCGACGAACGCCGACGTGTTGCAGGGAACCCACAAGGACGAACAGACCCACAAAAAAGAAAATCGACACCCACTCGACGCTGTGGAGCCTTTTCCACGTCCCGTTCATCCACCCCGATGAGCAAGAGGAGGGTGGCGCCGGCCATGGCGATGACGGCCGCGAGGGTCTTCCATTCGATTTACGTGGCTAGAGCCTCGTCAAACGGCAACACGCCCGTAAGGATGACGCCCGTCGCGCTTCCAGCGCGGCCACGGCCCGATTGCGAAACTCCGTGATGATGATGAGATACGTCACCGAAAAGAACACCAGAGCCAGGAAGAGTTTCCAGGTCGGAACGGTCGTAGACAGCACGTGTTCCACGTCGTTCGCTCCTTCCGCGCGTTTCCTTCTTCATTATATAGAGCGGAAGAAGCCTCGTCCACGAAGCAAAACGGCATGATCGCCTCCGGCTCGTCATAAGGATGAGGTGGAAAGTATACGGACAGGGGGAGAGAGGATGCGGCCTTCTCCGTTTTCGTCGATCGGCTGGGGGCTCTTCGTTGCCACGCTGCTCGTCTTTGCCGGATCGCTGCTGACGGCGACGGTCCTGCGCTTCACCAGCGTGAGCGAGCAAACCCTTTCGTACTGGACGTATGGCACCTCGGCCATTGCGCTGCTGATCGGGGGATTCGTGTCGGGGCGGCACAGCGGGCAGCGCGGATGGTACTACGGCGGAATGACCGGCCTGCTTTACGGCACGCTGATCTGGATCATTGGCTTTTTGGGGTTTGACGCCTCGTTCAACGCGGCCACCCTGTGGTTTCTCGTGATGGCCTTCCTCTGCGCCGCCTTGGGCGGCATCCTGGGCGTCAATCTTTCGCGAAATTGACGGCGTCCGTTTTTGCCACGCGAGCGGTTTTCCAACAGCCCCCTCAGAACGCTACCGCGAATATGGTATAGTAATAGTGGGGATTGCGACGATAGGGGGTGATCCTTTGACGTTTAACCTGTGGTTTAACCTTTTTGCCATCGCCACAACAACAGCGGTTTTCACATGGTACGCCACCGGTCGGCAGCCGTTTGCCGCCGCCGGCCAATTTCTTCGAGACCTGCGCACCAGCCGCATCGTGCGCCTGCATTTTCTGGCCATGCTGGTGCTCTTGGTCTTGAACAAGATGGAGCAGAAGCTGGAACAGGAGATGAACGTTCCCGTCGACTTCACCCCCCTGATCTACTCTGTTGAGGGCGACTTCGTCTACTGGGTGCAACGGCTTTTTGAGCACCCCGTTTTGACCTACGTCTTGACGTACTTCTACGTGGTTGTTTTGATCGCGATGATCGTTTCGTCGCTGCTCGTCTATTCCCAGACGCGCCACCTCAAGGCCTTTCTGACCCTAACCTATGCCTTGATGTTGAACTATCTCGTCGCCATTCCCTTTTACCTTTTCTTTCCCGTTGTAGAGGTTTGGGCCTATCATCCAAAGGTGGCGTTTCTCATCCCCCAGGTGTATCCGGGGTTCGAAACGGAATACCGGCCGATGTCCGGCTTGGACAACTGCTTCCCCAGTTTGCACACCTCGCTGTCGGTGACGTTGGCCCTTGTTGCGTCGCGCTGCGGTTACGTGCGCTTTGCGCGCCTGCTTGGCCTTTGCGCCGGGGTGATCATCTTCTCGATCTTCTACCTCGGCATTCACTGGCTGTCCGACATGACGGCGGGCCTGCTCTTGGCCCTGTTCGCCGCCGGCGCGGCGGAGCGGCTGGCTCACGCGGCGATGGCCGAGCCAAAAACGCAAATGTATGTGGAAAAGCAGTAAACGGCGGGTGTGGCACCCGCCGTTTCTTTTTCTGCAACATCTGCACAGGTAAGCCTTCGGCTCGGAGGGAAACGCAACGCTCACTTTTCCTCTTCGTTGAGCACCGCCTTGATCGCACCGCGCTCAAAGGTCAGCCGGGTGCTTTCGTTGACCCGCAGGACCACCTTGTCCTCGGTCAAATCGACAATGGTGCCGTACAGGCCGCTAAACGTGACCACGCGATCCCCTTTCTTGAGGGCGGCGATCATGGCCTGGTGCTGCTTCTGCCGCTTCTGCTGCGGGCGAATGAGCAAGAAGTAGAAGATGGCAAACATCAGCACCAGCATGAGGATGGACGACAGCCAGCTTCCCTGCTGCGCCGCAGGCTGGGCCAACTGCATCATGGCGCGTGTCTCCTCCTATCGCGTTAAAGTTAAAAAGCGCGGTCCTCCTCCATCCGATAGCGGGCGTAAAAGGCATCGCGGAAGTCGAGCAGCCGATCTTCCCGGATCGCCCGGCGAATCTCTGCCATCAGGTTTAAGAGAAACGCCAGGTTATGGTAGGTGGTCAGGCGAATGCCGAGGATCTCGTCGGCTTTGATCAGGTGGCGGATGTACGCCCGCGTGTAGTTCCGGCACACATAGCAATTGCAGTGGGGGTCGAGCGGGCCAAAGTCGCGGGCGTACCGCGCGCTTTTGATGACGAGGCGCCCCTCGGTGGTCATCACCGTCCCGTTGCGCGCCACGCGCGTCGGCAGCACGCAGTCGAACATGTCGATGCCGCGGATCACGCCTTCGATCAGCGCATCGGGGGAACCGACGCCCATCAGGTACCGGGGCTTGTCGGCCGGCAAGAGCGGCACGGTGTACTCCAGCACCTCGTACATCACCGCTTTGGGCTCGCCCACGCTCAGGCCGCCCACCGCATACCCCGGCAGGTCGAGCTCCACCAGCTCCCGCGCGCTTTGCTCGCGCAGGTCGCGGTACACGCCGCCCTGGACGATCCCAAAGAGGGCCTGGTCCTCGGCGCGCCGGTGCGCCGCCACGCATCGCCGGGCCCAGCGCGTCGTGCGGGCTACGGACTGCTTCACGTACTCGTACTCCGCCGGGTACGGGGCGCACTCGTCAAAGGCCATGATGATGTCGGCCCCCAAGGCGTTTTGGATCTCGATGGCCTTTTCGGGGCTCATGAACAGCTTTTCGCCGCTGAGGTGCGAGCGGAAGGTGACCCCTTCTTCCTCAATTTTCCGCAACGGGCTTAGGCTAAAGACTTGAAACCCGCCGCTGTCGGTGAGGATGGCCCGATCCCAGTTCATGAAGCGGTGGAGCCCCCCGGCTTCGCGGACGATGTCAGGCCCAGGGCGCAAATAGAGGTGATAGGTGTTGCTGAGCACGATCTGCGCCCCAAGCGCTTTGAGCTCCTCGGGGGTCATCGCCTTTACCGTGGCCAGCGTCCCCACCGGCATGAACACCGGCGTGTCGATCACGCCGTGCGGGGTGTGGAGGCGCCCCAAGCGCGCCCCGCTTTGCCGGCAGACGTGAACGAGCTCAAACCGTATGGCCAATCTCGTCCCTCCCAAACATCTTCCATTATACCCCACGGCGAAGGCCAAGCCAAACGCCATCGCTCAAAGGATGAGCATGGCGTCGCCAAAGCTGAAGAACCGGTAACGCCGAGCGATCGCCTCGCGGTAGGCGGCCAAGATGCGTTCCCGCCCGGCAAAGGCGCTGACCAGCAAGATCAGGGTGGAGCGCGGCAGGTGAAAGTTGGTGATCAGGGCGTCGATGGCGCGAAACCGGTAGCCGGGGTAAATGAAGATGTCCGTCCATCCGCTTTCGGCGACGAAGCGCCCGTCGTGCCGCTGGGCGACCGTCTCCAGCGTACGCGTCGTCGTCGTGCCCACGGCGACGATGCGCCCGCCGCGCGCGCGGGTGCGGTTGAGCAAATCGGCGCAGGCTTCGCTGACTTCGTAATATTCGGCGTGCATGCGGTGGTCCTCCACGCGCTCGGTCGTCACCGGCCGAAACGTGCCCAATCCCACATGGAGGGTGAGGGTGGCGATGTCGACGCCCTTGGCGGCAATCGCGTCGAGCAGCTCGCGCGTGAAGTGAAGCCCGGCCGTCGGCGCGGCGGCGGAGCCGGTCTTTTTCGCATACACCGTCTGGTAGCGTTCCGGATCGTCCAGCTTGGCGCGGATGTACGGCGGAAGGGGGATTTCGCCAAGCCGTTCGAGAACGGCGTGAAAATCGCCGCCCTCGTATTGAAAGCGGAAGATGCGTCCGCCCGCGTCGGTCACTCCTTCGCAGACGCCCCGCAGGAGCCCGTCGCCGAAGGAGACGACGGTGCCCGGCCGCACGCGCTTGCCGGGTTTGACCAGCGTCTCCCAGCGGTCATCCCCAAGGTCTTTCAGGAGGAGCACCTCAATTTTGGCCCCTGTCCCCTCTTTGACCCCGAACAGGCGTGCCGGCATCACCCGCGTATCGTTGAGCACCAAGGTATCGCCCGGGTGAAGGTATTCGATCACGTCCCGAAAGCGGCGGTGCTCGAGCTCGCCCGTCGCCCGATGCAAAACCAAAAGGCGCGACTCCGCCCGGTCGGGCAGAGGCGTTTGGGCGACGAGTTCTTCGGGAAGATCAAAATCGTAGTCTTTGATGTCCACCGCCGTTCCTTCCTTTCTCTTCTCTGTATACGATCGCGCGTCAGCGCTTCTCGATGGTCGTGCCCGGATAATAGTGCTGCAAAATGTCATTATAGGATTTCCCGTTTTTCGCCATGGAAATCGCCCCGTACTGGGACAGGCCCAACCCATGCCCGTACCCCGCACCGTGGAAGCGGAAGACGGCATCCTTGGCCACCACGCGCAGGCGGCCAGAGGCCCCGAGGGCAAAGAACACGTCGCTCGCGCCGTTGGGCTGGCTTACGCCGCCGGATGCGGACACCGCCGCCAAGCTCACGGAACGATCAGGAAACTCCGCAGTTTTCCCGCCGGCAGCCAACACAGCAAAGCGGCCCATCTCCTCCACGTCAAACTTCGTGCTGCGCAGGGGAACCGTTGAACCGCTCGACGTTGTTTCGCGGAACAGCGAGCGGTATTGGTCGGGGTACTTCACGGCGATCGGCAGGCCGTTGGCGCGCAGTTCGATCACCCGCCCCGACGGGCCACGCTTGGCCACTTCCAGATGCTCGACACGGCCGACGACGGGAAGCGAGGTCCCATTGTTGATCATCTCCGCCAACGCTTCGCCGGTAAAGGGGCCGGCGATCCAGCGGTAGGGGTTGTTTTCCTTGACCGTCTCCAACAGAACGACGCGCGTACCACCGGGCAGCACGGTGCGAACGGGCAGCTGCGCGCTGGGCCCGATCCGCACGTTGAGGCTCGTCGTCGTCACGCCGTAGGACAGGCCAAGCGGATGGCGTTCTTGCAACGTCTTCACGTATCCGCTGTGGACATATCCCACGATCCCGCCCGGCGCGGCCACGCGGTACCAGACGGGGGCGCTGTCATGGGGAAGGGTGTCCGGGCTGGCCACCGGTTTGAGGTACGGCACAGGATTGCCCCACACTTCGCTGCCGTCCGCCGTCATGCCCCCGGCATTGGAATAATAGAGGGTTTCGGCCAGCTGGCCGTTGTACGTCAGCACCATCCCCGACGTGGCGTCCACCGCCCGGCGCACGGCGTCGTTTTCAGCCTTGTAGCCCTGGTAGGCCTGGTCGAACGTCGAGTCCGACAGATGGGCCACCTTATACTTGGGCTTGTTGGCCGACCGGGCGCGCAGCGCGTAGGTGCGGGCGATCACCGCCTGGGCCTTCAGCGCTTCTGGGGGCGAGGAGCCGCCGATTTCCACGCCGACGACGCCATAGAGGTACTGTTCCAGCGGCAGCTCGTTGATCAGGGCCAGTTTCCCGTCAACCACGCGCACTTCCATCTCGCCGCGGTAGGTGCGGCCCCTCTTCTCCGCAACCGCTGTAACCGGCACGCCGCCGCTTGGCTTTGGAACGAGGCGCACCACCTCGTTTGCCGCCGTCCACAGGGCCACGGCGCCACCCGGCCAATCGATCAGCACATAGCGCGGCGACCCGTTCGGAAACACCCGTTTCAGGAGCACATCAACCGGCTCAAAGGACCGCTCCGGGACCAGCTGCTCAAGGACCACGCCGGTTTTCTGGTGGGCCTCCGGCGTCGTGTCGTTCCCTGTCCAGACGTAGTAGCGCACGCTTCCGTTCTCGGGAAGGGCCGCCACGCGGGGCGCGGCGCCGGCGGCCAGCGCGCCGTTTTGCACGGCGGCGCGAATGCGGCTCTGCATGGCGCGCGCTTCGTCCAGCGAGGCAAAGGGTCCGGTGCTCCACCTGAGCACAGGTGTGTCAACGGCGACTTTGACCGCTTGTCCGCTGCCCGCGCTCAGGTACGCCACGCGCGAGCCGCCCGCAGCCCCGTACACGGTTAGCCCGCTTGGCGAGGAAAGGGTATAGGCCGGACGCGTATCCCGGTACAGCTCGCCGATGTCGATAAAGAGCGCCACGCGAATCGTTCCGCCGGCCGCCTCTGCAACCGAAGCGGGCGGCAGCGCACCGGGCCACGCCGCGGTCCCCACCAGCAGGCTGACGAGTGCCATCACGAACGCAATGCGTTTCCGCATCCTTTTCCCCCCCTCCCAACGTTGCCCCCCATCCCTTCGACAAAAGGGCGCCAAATCCTTCCCCAACCCGCAAGAGTAAGAAACTTCCTCCCAGCAGGACGTTCGCTTCCTATCGCCAAAAACGCCCCAACACCGTGAGCAGCAGGGACAGCACCAAACTGATCACGAGCGACGAGACGATCGGAAAATAGAAGCGCACGTTTTCCTTTTCAATGGCGATGTCGCCGGGCAGGCGCCCGAGCGGAAAGAATCGTCCGCCCACCTGCCACAAGAGCCCGACGACCACCAGCACGAGCCCCGTCACGACGAGAAACTTGGCCACCGGATTCACGTTCGGGGCACCTCCCGCCGAAAGTGTTGGTACGCCAGGGGCGTCGCCACGCGCCCGCGCGGCGTGCGCTGGAGAAAGCCGATCTGCAACAAGTAGGGTTCGTAGACGTCCTCGATGGTATGCGGCTCCTCGCCGATCGTCGCCGCCATCGTCTCCAGGCCCACCGGCCCGCCGCCGAAGGTGTCGATGATGGAAAGGAGCAGTTTGCGGTCAATGGCGTCAAGGCCCATCGGATCCACCTGCATCCGCTCGAGGGCGTCCCGCGCCACCGCCCCGGTGATCACCCCATCGCCGCTCACCTGGGCAAAGTCGCGCACGCGCTTGAGGAGGCGGTTGGCCACCCGCGGCGTCCCGCGCGCGCGCCGGGCGATTTCCCGCGCCCCGTCCTCCCGCAGGCGCACGCCGAGGATGTCGGCGGCCCGCAGGAGGATCAGCACGAGCTCGTCCTCCGTATAATACTCCAGGCGCACCACGACGCCGAAGCGGTCGCGCAGCGGCGAGGACAAGAGGCCGGCCCGCGTGGTCGCTCCGATCAGCGTAAAGGGCGGCAGGTCAAGGCGCACCGACCGCGCGCTGGGCCCCTTGCCGATGATGATGTCCAGGGCGAAGTCCTCCATCGCCGGGTACAGCACCTCTTCCACCGCGCGCGGGAGGCGGTGGATCTCGTCAATGAACAGCACATCTCCTTCCTCAAGGTTCGTGAGAATGGCCGCCAAATCGCCGGGTCGCTCGATGGCCGGTCCCGACGTGGCGCGCAGGTTGACCCCCAGCTCGTTGGCAATGATGACGGACAGCGTCGTCTTCCCGAGTCCGGGCGGGCCGTACAGGAGCACATGGTCGAGCGCTTCCCGCCGCATCTTGGCCGCCTCGATGAACACGCGCAAGTTTTCCTTGACCCGCTCTTGCCCGATGTACTCCGACAGAAAGCGCGGCCGCAGACTGTACTCCACGGCCGCGTCTTCTGGGGCAAGGTGGGCGGAAATGATGCGCTCTTCCACGCCTTTCCCCTCCTCTTCCGCCTACACCCTGGCCAATTTCCGCAACGCATGGCGGACCAGCCGTTCGGTCGTCGCGCCCTCGACGGATTCGGCGCGCAGCGCCTTGAGCACCTCGCGCACCTCGTGCTCGTGGTACCCGAGGGCCAGGAGCGCCTGGCGGGTCTCCTCAAGGGGCGATGACGCCTCCTCGGCGGACGCCCCCGCCTCTCCCTCGTCCGGCCACAGGGCGGCCTCCTCGGTAGCGGCAGCTTTTGACAACCCCCGCAGCTTGTCCTTCAGGTCGAGGATCATGCGCCGCGCCGTTTTGGGCCCGATGCCCGGAATGCGCGTCAGGTACTGCTCATCCTCGCGCTGGATGGCGGCAACCAAGCGCTCAGGCGTCGCTGCGGCGAGGACGGCCAGGGCGCCCTTCGGCCCGACGCCCGACACCTGCAACAGCAGGGCAAACAGCTCGCGCTCGTCACGGCTGGCAAAGCCGTAGAGGGCCTGCTGGTCGTCGCGGATGTAATGGTAGGTGTAGACGCGCACGCGCTGGCCCACGCGAAAACGGTACGGGTTGGCGGTCAGGACGCGGTACCCCACGCCGCCGGTGTCGACGACAACGCCCTGTTCGTCCACGTGGTCCACCGTGCCGCAAACGAAATCGATCACCGCTCGGCCCTCCCCACCCGCCGCGCCCAGCTTTCGGCATGGGCGTGGGCGATGGCCACGCCCAAGGCGTCGGCAGCGTCGTCCGGCTTGGGCACCTCCCTAAGCCCCAAGAGCACGCGAACCATCTCCTGCACCTGGCCCTTGACGGCCTTGCCGTACCCGACCACGGCCTGTTTCACCTGCATCGGCGTGTACTCGTACACCGGCAGGCCCGCCTGCTCAACCGCGAGCAGGATCACGCCCCGCGCCTGGCCGACGGACAGCGCCGTCGTCACGTTGCGCCCCCAAAACAGCTTCTCCAGGGCCACCACGTCGGGCCGCACATCGGCAAGGAGTGCCGCCGTCGCCTCGTAAATGTGCCGCAGGCGCGCCCCGTCGCTGTGCTGCGCGTCGGTGCGCAGGCAG includes these proteins:
- a CDS encoding SpoIID/LytB domain-containing protein; this encodes MRKRIAFVMALVSLLVGTAAWPGALPPASVAEAAGGTIRVALFIDIGELYRDTRPAYTLSSPSGLTVYGAAGGSRVAYLSAGSGQAVKVAVDTPVLRWSTGPFASLDEARAMQSRIRAAVQNGALAAGAAPRVAALPENGSVRYYVWTGNDTTPEAHQKTGVVLEQLVPERSFEPVDVLLKRVFPNGSPRYVLIDWPGGAVALWTAANEVVRLVPKPSGGVPVTAVAEKRGRTYRGEMEVRVVDGKLALINELPLEQYLYGVVGVEIGGSSPPEALKAQAVIARTYALRARSANKPKYKVAHLSDSTFDQAYQGYKAENDAVRRAVDATSGMVLTYNGQLAETLYYSNAGGMTADGSEVWGNPVPYLKPVASPDTLPHDSAPVWYRVAAPGGIVGYVHSGYVKTLQERHPLGLSYGVTTTSLNVRIGPSAQLPVRTVLPGGTRVVLLETVKENNPYRWIAGPFTGEALAEMINNGTSLPVVGRVEHLEVAKRGPSGRVIELRANGLPIAVKYPDQYRSLFRETTSSGSTVPLRSTKFDVEEMGRFAVLAAGGKTAEFPDRSVSLAAVSASGGVSQPNGASDVFFALGASGRLRVVAKDAVFRFHGAGYGHGLGLSQYGAISMAKNGKSYNDILQHYYPGTTIEKR
- the ruvC gene encoding crossover junction endodeoxyribonuclease RuvC, with product MRILGIDPGLALVGYGVIERQGHRLIPVRYGCLRTDAQHSDGARLRHIYEATAALLADVRPDVVALEKLFWGRNVTTALSVGQARGVILLAVEQAGLPVYEYTPMQVKQAVVGYGKAVKGQVQEMVRVLLGLREVPKPDDAADALGVAIAHAHAESWARRVGRAER
- the ruvB gene encoding Holliday junction branch migration DNA helicase RuvB produces the protein MEERIISAHLAPEDAAVEYSLRPRFLSEYIGQERVKENLRVFIEAAKMRREALDHVLLYGPPGLGKTTLSVIIANELGVNLRATSGPAIERPGDLAAILTNLEEGDVLFIDEIHRLPRAVEEVLYPAMEDFALDIIIGKGPSARSVRLDLPPFTLIGATTRAGLLSSPLRDRFGVVVRLEYYTEDELVLILLRAADILGVRLREDGAREIARRARGTPRVANRLLKRVRDFAQVSGDGVITGAVARDALERMQVDPMGLDAIDRKLLLSIIDTFGGGPVGLETMAATIGEEPHTIEDVYEPYLLQIGFLQRTPRGRVATPLAYQHFRREVPRT
- a CDS encoding DUF2905 domain-containing protein; the encoded protein is MNPVAKFLVVTGLVLVVVGLLWQVGGRFFPLGRLPGDIAIEKENVRFYFPIVSSLVISLVLSLLLTVLGRFWR
- the ruvA gene encoding Holliday junction branch migration protein RuvA → MIDFVCGTVDHVDEQGVVVDTGGVGYRVLTANPYRFRVGQRVRVYTYHYIRDDQQALYGFASRDERELFALLLQVSGVGPKGALAVLAAATPERLVAAIQREDEQYLTRIPGIGPKTARRMILDLKDKLRGLSKAAATEEAALWPDEGEAGASAEEASSPLEETRQALLALGYHEHEVREVLKALRAESVEGATTERLVRHALRKLARV